Proteins co-encoded in one Bacillus paramycoides genomic window:
- a CDS encoding ABC transporter ATP-binding protein: MTHLLETKNLSVSFGEHHVIKDVNVTVQKGKLISIIGPNGAGKTTLFNLLSGQIPPTKGEVYFKGQEITKLSISDRTRLGIGRSFQLTNIFPELTVLENVRLSVQSFVQDYYSFFPSSAKYKQQVGEARRFLKTVLLQEKEHVLAKDLAHGEKRKLELAMLLALKTDVLLLDEPTAGISVEEVPAILQVIENIKKHPESTIVLIEHKMDMVLGLSDHLIVLFHGELLAEGLPEEIMKDERVQSAYLGGLYSGTITSE; encoded by the coding sequence ATGACGCATTTGCTTGAAACGAAAAATCTTAGCGTATCTTTTGGTGAACATCACGTTATTAAGGATGTGAATGTAACAGTACAAAAAGGAAAGCTTATTTCCATTATTGGACCAAATGGTGCAGGAAAGACAACGTTATTTAATTTACTTAGTGGACAAATTCCTCCAACAAAGGGTGAAGTATATTTTAAAGGACAAGAGATTACAAAGTTATCAATTTCAGATCGAACTCGATTAGGAATTGGTCGTTCTTTTCAACTTACAAATATATTCCCAGAGTTAACGGTACTTGAAAATGTTCGTTTAAGTGTTCAATCATTCGTACAAGATTATTATAGTTTCTTTCCGAGTTCGGCAAAATATAAGCAACAAGTTGGAGAGGCGAGACGTTTTTTAAAAACAGTATTACTTCAGGAGAAGGAACATGTATTAGCGAAAGATTTAGCGCATGGAGAAAAAAGAAAGTTAGAGCTTGCGATGTTATTAGCTTTAAAAACGGATGTGTTACTACTTGATGAGCCGACTGCAGGTATATCAGTTGAGGAGGTACCGGCTATTTTACAAGTGATTGAAAATATTAAAAAACATCCAGAGAGTACAATTGTACTTATTGAACACAAAATGGATATGGTACTAGGTTTGTCAGACCATCTTATCGTTTTATTCCATGGAGAACTATTGGCTGAAGGATTGCCCGAAGAGATTATGAAAGATGAGCGTGTACAAAGTGCTTATTTAGGGGGATTATATAGTGGCACTATTACAAGTGAATAA
- a CDS encoding ABC transporter ATP-binding protein encodes MALLQVNNIETYLDQFHILQGVSLTVEKGTITVLFGRNGAGKTTTLRSVMGFHHIAHGEIYYDHTQVNGLSTHLISRKGIGYVPENQGIFHDLTVEETFALARGKGEEAEEKIEWMLELFPDLKQFWHKKSGLLSGGQKQMLAISRAFINSDGLLLIDEPSKGLSPIMIEKLMIAILKMKEKTTVLLVEQNFMMASQIGDYFYIMDNGKMVHNGFMHELKEDKEMCHKYLGIS; translated from the coding sequence GTGGCACTATTACAAGTGAATAATATAGAGACGTATTTAGATCAGTTTCATATTTTACAAGGGGTATCTCTTACTGTTGAGAAAGGGACGATTACTGTACTGTTTGGAAGAAATGGGGCAGGAAAGACTACGACATTACGTTCGGTTATGGGATTTCACCATATCGCACACGGTGAAATTTATTATGATCATACACAAGTAAATGGACTATCTACACATTTAATTTCAAGAAAAGGAATAGGGTATGTACCAGAAAATCAAGGTATTTTTCATGATCTGACAGTAGAAGAGACATTCGCTCTTGCTAGAGGAAAGGGCGAAGAAGCAGAAGAGAAAATCGAGTGGATGCTTGAATTATTTCCAGATTTAAAGCAGTTTTGGCACAAAAAAAGCGGACTCTTAAGTGGAGGACAAAAGCAAATGCTAGCAATTTCAAGAGCATTTATTAATAGTGATGGTTTATTACTTATTGATGAGCCGAGTAAAGGCTTGTCCCCTATTATGATAGAAAAGTTAATGATAGCCATTTTAAAAATGAAAGAGAAAACAACAGTTTTACTCGTTGAACAAAATTTTATGATGGCTAGTCAAATTGGTGATTACTTTTATATTATGGATAACGGAAAAATGGTTCATAACGGTTTTATGCATGAATTAAAAGAGGATAAGGAAATGTGTCATAAATATTTAGGAATCTCTTAA
- a CDS encoding branched-chain amino acid ABC transporter permease, translating to MDVLINLFVNGISTGMLIFLLASGLSLIFGLMSVLNFAHGGLFAWGAFTGVWLFNMTGSYVLALMGAIAMGMFLGFILERFLIRPVYGNHVRQLLVTLGGMLVLSECIKVFWGPNPIGAKLPLWLQGSFTFGGVILIKYRLFVIIIGIIIYIALLLLLKKTKIGLMIRAGVMDKEMVQALGINVKAIFSFVFLLGAGMAALGGFLLAPYSGVIFAEMGMQYAILAFIVVIIGGLGSVQGSAIASLIVGLAGAFTAYFIPDLSLAINMLMLLFFLIVKPNGLLSEKG from the coding sequence ATGGATGTGTTAATCAATTTATTTGTAAATGGGATTTCAACAGGGATGCTCATTTTTTTATTAGCATCAGGTCTTTCACTTATTTTCGGTTTAATGAGCGTTCTAAACTTCGCACATGGTGGTTTATTTGCCTGGGGAGCATTTACAGGTGTTTGGTTATTTAATATGACAGGTAGTTATGTATTAGCGTTAATGGGAGCAATAGCTATGGGGATGTTTCTTGGGTTCATTTTAGAAAGATTCCTTATTAGACCGGTGTATGGAAATCATGTTCGCCAGCTTCTTGTGACGCTGGGAGGAATGCTTGTACTTAGTGAATGTATTAAAGTATTTTGGGGCCCTAATCCAATTGGTGCAAAATTACCATTATGGCTACAAGGAAGTTTTACATTCGGAGGCGTTATCTTAATTAAATATCGTCTATTCGTTATTATAATAGGGATTATTATATACATCGCCTTACTATTATTGCTCAAAAAAACAAAGATAGGTCTTATGATACGAGCTGGTGTAATGGATAAAGAGATGGTTCAAGCGCTCGGTATTAACGTAAAAGCAATATTTTCTTTCGTCTTTTTATTAGGAGCAGGGATGGCTGCCTTAGGAGGCTTCTTATTAGCACCATATTCAGGCGTGATTTTCGCCGAGATGGGTATGCAGTATGCAATTTTAGCTTTCATAGTAGTAATTATTGGAGGGTTAGGGAGCGTACAAGGTTCAGCAATCGCGTCTTTAATTGTCGGATTAGCTGGTGCTTTTACAGCGTATTTCATACCAGATTTATCACTTGCAATCAATATGTTAATGTTACTATTTTTCTTAATAGTGAAGCCAAACGGACTTCTTAGTGAAAAGGGGTGA
- a CDS encoding branched-chain amino acid ABC transporter permease yields the protein MLICLSVFPFVNDSRSLLILFTQIFIFAIFAMSFDVLLGYTGIVSFGHCMFFGIGAYGVALLFDWQGVSITNFLIGIIAAIIISAMVSYIIGLLSLRLKSHFYAMLTLAISQLFFVLAEKWRWLTHGGDGFTFGVPDLFRDRFTFYYVTLICLIVIFILLRLFTKSSIGKVLKAISQNEQRVEALGYKVLHYKIIASIVAGVVAAISGGLFVITLRFVNTTVFSIEMTLNALLMTMIGGVGTLIGAIAGAGIIESLKYYLSELATEFPIFERWTIILGLLYIIVLLVFPKGLVGTIKRLKNMKRNKKEKSAEVEQNV from the coding sequence ATGCTCATTTGTTTAAGTGTATTTCCATTCGTAAATGATTCACGGAGCTTGTTAATTTTGTTCACTCAAATCTTCATCTTTGCTATTTTTGCAATGAGTTTTGATGTATTGCTTGGATATACCGGAATTGTATCGTTCGGTCATTGTATGTTCTTTGGAATAGGAGCATATGGCGTAGCGCTTTTATTTGATTGGCAAGGAGTATCCATAACGAACTTTTTAATAGGGATAATAGCTGCAATTATCATTTCAGCAATGGTTAGTTATATAATCGGTTTGCTTTCTTTACGACTGAAAAGTCATTTTTATGCAATGTTAACACTTGCTATTTCACAATTGTTTTTCGTACTTGCTGAAAAATGGCGTTGGCTCACTCACGGAGGAGATGGTTTTACATTTGGTGTACCAGACTTATTCCGTGATCGTTTTACCTTTTATTATGTAACACTTATATGTTTAATTGTCATTTTTATTCTGTTACGTCTTTTCACTAAATCTTCTATTGGAAAAGTATTAAAGGCAATTTCACAAAATGAGCAACGTGTCGAAGCACTAGGATATAAAGTTCTTCATTACAAAATTATCGCTAGTATTGTGGCAGGAGTAGTAGCTGCGATTAGTGGTGGTTTATTTGTTATCACATTGCGCTTTGTAAATACGACTGTATTTTCAATTGAGATGACATTAAATGCATTATTGATGACAATGATTGGAGGCGTCGGAACGTTAATTGGAGCAATTGCTGGAGCTGGAATTATTGAATCATTGAAATATTATTTATCAGAACTAGCCACAGAGTTTCCGATTTTTGAAAGATGGACGATTATTCTCGGTTTATTGTACATTATCGTATTGCTAGTTTTCCCGAAAGGATTAGTTGGCACGATTAAGAGGCTGAAGAATATGAAACGGAATAAGAAGGAGAAAAGTGCAGAAGTGGAGCAAAATGTGTGA
- a CDS encoding LysR family transcriptional regulator has product MEINDLIIFKTVASEGSISKAAKELGYVQPNVTERIKKLEQELETPLLHRDNKGVSLLPSGDILLDYTNQILTLVEEAKDKIKTSGSSYIIATSQSILTTYVSKRIKENFRNYQIYVENSSHLQKLLQQQKVDMVITYEDDPDAAFKKVFTTSISIGLLKTKETRTIDYSKELFFVSNDKKCPFRNKTIQFLKENNLSQRQLQQLDSYSLMEEFIQDGKGIAFLPIKNDKLVPIENIPIEKLAVHFFTNQISLKQIPAELFD; this is encoded by the coding sequence ATGGAAATAAATGATCTTATTATATTCAAAACTGTAGCTAGTGAAGGTTCTATTAGTAAAGCTGCTAAAGAGTTAGGATATGTTCAGCCAAACGTAACTGAGCGTATTAAAAAATTAGAACAAGAATTAGAAACTCCTTTACTACATAGAGATAACAAAGGCGTTTCCTTGTTACCTTCTGGGGACATTTTATTAGACTACACGAATCAAATATTAACTTTAGTAGAAGAAGCAAAAGATAAAATTAAAACGAGTGGTTCTTCTTATATAATCGCGACGTCACAATCTATTTTGACTACTTATGTAAGTAAGCGTATTAAAGAAAATTTCAGGAATTATCAAATATATGTAGAAAATAGTAGTCATTTGCAAAAATTACTGCAGCAACAAAAAGTTGATATGGTCATTACTTACGAGGATGATCCCGACGCAGCTTTTAAAAAAGTATTTACTACTTCAATTTCTATAGGCTTATTGAAAACGAAAGAAACACGTACCATTGACTATTCAAAGGAACTCTTCTTCGTTAGTAATGACAAAAAGTGCCCTTTTAGAAATAAGACGATACAATTTCTAAAAGAAAATAATTTATCTCAGCGTCAACTTCAACAATTAGATTCTTATTCGCTTATGGAAGAGTTTATTCAGGACGGAAAAGGGATAGCCTTTTTACCGATTAAAAATGATAAATTGGTACCAATTGAAAATATTCCAATTGAGAAATTAGCTGTTCATTTCTTTACGAATCAAATCTCTTTAAAACAAATACCTGCTGAACTATTTGATTAA
- a CDS encoding DUF4865 family protein, with protein MIGMQYKVILPKDYDMEIIKKRVKDNGHKTDGFQELNFKAYLINEAGKDGNFYNCYAPLYVWNGHEGMNKFIFEGYYDNILQSFGWQQINMGVPFVVNLSDDFKKSKYAVEYTGSISQSNSLRGTQLNTMNENVQNIEKCLGNIIIYNPDKWGYSYIRFYNEKPDMVTNKDVTVYEILHISR; from the coding sequence ATGATTGGAATGCAATATAAGGTCATTTTGCCAAAGGATTATGACATGGAGATTATTAAAAAAAGAGTAAAGGATAATGGGCATAAAACTGATGGTTTTCAAGAACTAAATTTTAAAGCGTATTTAATTAATGAGGCAGGTAAGGACGGGAATTTCTATAACTGTTATGCCCCTTTATATGTTTGGAATGGCCATGAAGGAATGAATAAATTTATATTTGAAGGGTATTACGATAATATTTTACAATCTTTTGGATGGCAACAAATAAATATGGGTGTTCCATTCGTTGTTAATCTAAGTGATGATTTTAAAAAAAGTAAATATGCTGTTGAGTATACAGGGAGTATTTCTCAAAGTAATTCACTGAGAGGGACTCAATTAAACACTATGAATGAGAATGTACAAAACATAGAAAAATGTTTAGGAAATATAATCATTTATAATCCAGATAAATGGGGATATAGCTATATCAGGTTTTATAATGAAAAGCCTGATATGGTAACGAATAAAGATGTTACAGTATATGAGATTTTACACATTTCACGATGA
- a CDS encoding tautomerase family protein produces MPFVNVYYHENKLNKEELKKIGDCIHFSLIEHFNIPENDFFQMFLPYQQNHFLYNPYYLLEGGKKRTENMIYVSITCGPGRTIKQKRDLYQSISLKVSECSKIKSADIFITLNETAAENWSFGQGMAQLVKTKGE; encoded by the coding sequence ATGCCTTTTGTGAACGTTTATTATCATGAAAATAAATTAAATAAAGAAGAGTTGAAAAAGATAGGTGACTGTATTCATTTTTCATTAATTGAACATTTTAACATCCCTGAAAATGATTTCTTTCAAATGTTTTTGCCCTATCAACAAAATCACTTTTTATATAATCCATATTATTTATTAGAAGGAGGAAAAAAGAGAACAGAGAATATGATCTATGTTTCTATTACATGTGGACCGGGAAGAACGATAAAACAGAAAAGGGATCTGTATCAGTCGATATCCTTGAAGGTTTCTGAGTGTTCTAAAATAAAAAGTGCAGACATTTTTATTACACTAAATGAGACAGCTGCTGAAAATTGGTCATTTGGTCAAGGAATGGCACAATTGGTAAAAACGAAGGGGGAGTGA
- a CDS encoding carboxymuconolactone decarboxylase family protein has translation MMNDSIEYCILEKMREKAPVFAHYSEEILFEEVWRDATLSLRERSLCTVAALISLNQPEQLPFHLRLAKQNGIKENEMIALITHMAFYVGWPKVVGALNIAMNEMES, from the coding sequence ATGATGAATGATTCCATTGAATATTGTATTCTAGAGAAAATGAGAGAAAAGGCACCTGTATTTGCTCATTATAGTGAAGAGATATTGTTCGAAGAAGTGTGGCGGGATGCCACTTTATCATTAAGAGAAAGAAGTTTATGTACAGTAGCGGCACTAATTAGTCTTAATCAGCCAGAACAATTACCATTCCATTTGCGACTGGCCAAACAAAATGGAATTAAAGAAAATGAAATGATTGCATTAATAACACATATGGCTTTTTATGTTGGTTGGCCCAAAGTAGTAGGCGCTTTAAATATAGCAATGAATGAAATGGAAAGTTAA
- a CDS encoding MarR family winged helix-turn-helix transcriptional regulator produces MRDNTIGSLIWLRLIRFTNQSNQMSNEFLKRFDLTTAQFDVLLQIRRYQPLTQMELAEKVTVTQGGISRMLTRLEKEGYIVRKQDWKTKTISLTEQGEAALEKALPEQLAFQSSFFDDVLNEEEQKILYELITKVHKHSEKKELPQE; encoded by the coding sequence ATGCGTGATAATACGATAGGATCATTAATATGGTTACGTTTAATACGATTTACGAACCAAAGTAATCAGATGTCAAATGAGTTTTTAAAACGTTTTGATTTAACGACAGCTCAATTTGATGTGCTTTTACAAATACGTAGGTATCAACCACTAACGCAAATGGAGTTAGCTGAAAAGGTAACTGTTACTCAAGGTGGTATTTCTCGAATGTTAACTCGTCTTGAGAAAGAAGGATATATAGTACGAAAACAAGATTGGAAAACGAAAACAATTAGTCTTACAGAGCAAGGGGAAGCCGCTTTAGAAAAAGCACTGCCAGAGCAGCTTGCATTTCAATCTTCGTTTTTTGATGATGTATTAAATGAAGAAGAGCAGAAAATATTATACGAACTAATAACGAAAGTGCATAAACACAGTGAAAAAAAAGAATTACCGCAAGAGTAA
- a CDS encoding LLM class flavin-dependent oxidoreductase — MEKYRMDTSKGMEFGLYSIGDHVLNPHNGDKISAEQRIHELIETAKLADQAGLDVFAVGESHQTHFTTQAHTVILGAIAQATKNIKIASSATIISTSDPVRVYEDFATIDLISNGRAEIVAGRGSRIGGYSLLGYDVNDYEELFEEKMNLLLKINNEEHVTWNGQFRAPLTHASIIPRAKDNNLTIWRAVGGPPASAIKAGWAGVPMMITTLGGPAINFKGSVDAYREAAEQSGFNPASLPVATTSLFYTAKNSQDAFNEYYPHINAGMLTLRGDGYPKQQFINTVDYRDALMVGSPQQIIEKMLYQYELFGQQRFMAQIDFGGVPFNKIEKNIELIATEILPAVRKHTAK, encoded by the coding sequence ATGGAAAAATATCGTATGGATACAAGTAAAGGAATGGAGTTTGGATTATATTCAATTGGGGATCATGTGTTAAATCCACATAACGGAGATAAAATTAGCGCGGAACAAAGAATTCATGAGTTAATTGAAACAGCAAAGTTAGCGGATCAAGCTGGACTTGATGTATTTGCTGTCGGTGAAAGTCATCAAACACATTTTACAACGCAAGCTCATACAGTTATTTTAGGAGCTATTGCACAAGCTACGAAAAATATAAAAATTGCGAGTTCAGCTACGATAATAAGTACATCTGATCCGGTACGAGTATACGAGGACTTTGCTACAATTGACTTAATTTCTAATGGACGTGCAGAAATTGTAGCTGGTCGTGGATCTCGTATTGGGGGATATAGTTTACTCGGTTATGACGTAAATGATTATGAAGAGTTATTTGAAGAGAAGATGAATCTTTTATTAAAAATTAATAACGAGGAACATGTAACATGGAACGGACAGTTCAGAGCACCACTTACACATGCATCGATTATTCCAAGAGCTAAAGATAATAACTTAACAATTTGGCGCGCAGTTGGTGGCCCACCAGCTAGTGCAATTAAAGCAGGATGGGCGGGTGTGCCAATGATGATAACAACACTAGGTGGTCCAGCTATTAACTTTAAAGGGTCAGTAGATGCTTACCGTGAGGCTGCTGAGCAAAGTGGATTTAATCCAGCAAGTTTACCAGTTGCAACAACGAGTTTATTTTATACAGCAAAAAATTCACAAGATGCATTTAATGAATACTATCCTCATATTAATGCTGGTATGCTTACACTGCGCGGTGATGGATATCCGAAACAACAATTTATAAATACAGTAGATTATCGTGATGCATTAATGGTTGGTAGCCCGCAACAAATTATTGAAAAAATGCTTTACCAATATGAATTGTTTGGACAACAACGTTTTATGGCACAAATTGATTTTGGCGGCGTACCATTTAATAAAATTGAGAAAAATATTGAATTAATTGCTACTGAAATTTTACCGGCTGTTAGAAAACATACAGCAAAATAA
- the cydA gene encoding cytochrome ubiquinol oxidase subunit I, whose translation METLELARIQFASTTIFHYFFVPLSIGLAFIIALMQTLYVVKGQEIYKKMTKFWTQIFLVNFAVGVVTGILQEFQFGMNWSTYSRFVGDVFGPSLAIEGLLAFFIESTFLGLWVFGEDKLPKRIHLLCIWLLSIGTMLSAFWILTASAFMQSPVGYEMAADGRAQMNDFLAIIQNPQLWVQFPHTITAAIATGAFFIAGVSAWKITKAQETEVFKKSFRISIIVGTLTTALVLFFGHAQAQQLIKTHPMKMAAAEALWNTSEDPAPFTVFAKIDAEKKENSFEIQIPYMLSLLSFDKFSGQVEGMNQIQKQYEEKYGPGDYIPPVHTMFWSFRAMVMSGTFMLLLGAYGWFLSRKDRLAEKTWYLKLMVYAISLPFIGNTVGWIMTEMGRQPWVVFGVMKTEDAVSPNVTFGEVLFSLVSFTSLYLIIGGITVYLFVRIIKGHENKKAKQDSQSHDPFDKEDEYVIS comes from the coding sequence ATGGAAACGCTCGAATTGGCACGAATACAATTCGCATCAACAACGATTTTCCATTACTTTTTTGTTCCGCTGTCTATTGGTTTAGCTTTTATCATTGCGTTAATGCAAACGTTATATGTGGTAAAGGGACAAGAAATTTATAAGAAGATGACGAAGTTTTGGACACAAATATTCCTTGTTAACTTTGCGGTAGGTGTAGTAACTGGTATTTTACAAGAATTCCAGTTTGGCATGAACTGGTCAACCTATTCACGTTTCGTAGGTGATGTGTTTGGTCCATCACTTGCTATTGAAGGTTTATTAGCATTTTTCATTGAGTCTACATTCTTAGGTTTATGGGTATTCGGTGAGGATAAATTACCAAAGCGCATTCACCTTTTATGTATTTGGCTCCTTTCAATTGGAACAATGTTATCAGCATTTTGGATTTTAACTGCAAGTGCATTTATGCAATCGCCAGTAGGATATGAAATGGCAGCAGATGGGCGTGCACAAATGAATGATTTCTTAGCAATCATTCAAAATCCACAATTATGGGTACAATTCCCGCATACAATTACAGCGGCAATTGCAACTGGTGCATTCTTTATTGCAGGTGTGAGTGCATGGAAAATAACGAAAGCTCAAGAAACTGAAGTGTTTAAAAAATCATTCCGCATTTCTATCATTGTTGGAACACTTACAACGGCGCTAGTATTATTCTTCGGTCATGCGCAAGCGCAACAATTAATTAAGACACACCCAATGAAAATGGCGGCAGCTGAAGCGTTATGGAATACGAGTGAAGATCCAGCGCCATTTACTGTATTTGCGAAAATTGATGCAGAGAAGAAAGAAAATTCGTTTGAAATTCAAATCCCTTATATGCTAAGTCTATTATCATTTGATAAATTTAGCGGTCAAGTAGAAGGGATGAATCAAATTCAAAAGCAATATGAAGAAAAATATGGGCCTGGAGATTATATTCCGCCAGTACACACTATGTTTTGGAGTTTTAGAGCGATGGTAATGAGTGGAACATTTATGCTTCTTCTGGGAGCGTACGGATGGTTCTTATCAAGAAAAGATCGTTTAGCTGAAAAAACTTGGTATTTAAAATTAATGGTGTATGCAATTTCACTACCGTTTATCGGTAATACAGTAGGATGGATTATGACTGAAATGGGACGTCAGCCTTGGGTAGTCTTCGGTGTTATGAAAACGGAAGATGCTGTATCTCCAAATGTTACGTTCGGAGAAGTATTATTCTCTTTAGTTTCGTTCACATCACTATATTTAATTATAGGAGGAATTACTGTTTACTTATTCGTTCGTATTATTAAAGGACATGAGAATAAGAAAGCGAAACAGGATTCTCAAAGCCATGATCCATTTGATAAGGAGGATGAGTATGTTATCTCTTAA
- the cydB gene encoding cytochrome d ubiquinol oxidase subunit II: MLSLNELWFIIIAILFVGFFVLEGFDFGVGIVSRFLGENDLEKRIYLNTIGPFWHANEVWLVCAGGAMFAAFPHWYATLFSGFYIPFVFMLLALIIRGVSFKFRAKIDNHKWKGFWDWGMFLGSILPPILWGVAIANFMVGIPIDETKNAVGGFLQLLHPFALLGGVMFLLLCIVHGLQFLTIRTTGKLRERARIAALKIAPLAIIALLIFAGVGLWKTDIFTGHGTEWIMVPIGAFVALCASTLLNKRRRDGWAFFMTSLTIILLSASVFAGMFPRVLISSLGSIYDLTIYNAASGDYALKLMTYFSIAILPFVLGSQIWSFYVFRQPVKSDKDLEY, translated from the coding sequence ATGTTATCTCTTAATGAGTTGTGGTTTATCATTATTGCAATTTTATTCGTAGGCTTTTTTGTACTTGAAGGTTTCGATTTCGGTGTAGGTATAGTTTCAAGGTTTTTAGGAGAAAACGATTTAGAGAAAAGGATTTACTTAAATACAATTGGCCCATTTTGGCATGCGAATGAAGTATGGCTTGTTTGTGCAGGTGGCGCTATGTTCGCGGCATTCCCGCACTGGTATGCAACTTTATTTAGCGGGTTTTACATTCCGTTTGTATTTATGCTTCTCGCTTTAATTATAAGAGGTGTTTCGTTTAAATTTCGTGCAAAAATAGACAATCATAAATGGAAAGGTTTTTGGGATTGGGGTATGTTTTTAGGAAGTATACTACCTCCTATCCTTTGGGGAGTTGCCATTGCTAACTTTATGGTAGGTATTCCAATTGATGAGACGAAAAATGCTGTAGGTGGATTCTTACAATTACTTCATCCATTTGCATTACTTGGAGGAGTTATGTTCCTTCTGTTATGTATTGTTCACGGATTGCAATTCCTTACTATACGTACAACAGGTAAGTTAAGAGAACGTGCACGTATTGCCGCATTGAAAATTGCACCACTCGCAATTATAGCACTTCTTATTTTTGCCGGTGTAGGGTTATGGAAAACAGATATTTTCACTGGTCATGGTACAGAGTGGATTATGGTTCCAATCGGAGCTTTTGTAGCGTTATGTGCGTCAACATTATTAAATAAAAGAAGAAGAGATGGTTGGGCTTTCTTTATGACAAGTTTAACAATCATTTTACTAAGTGCGAGTGTGTTTGCTGGCATGTTCCCACGTGTCTTAATTAGCTCGTTAGGGTCAATATACGATTTGACAATTTATAATGCAGCATCAGGAGATTATGCACTAAAACTGATGACGTATTTTTCAATTGCTATATTGCCATTTGTTTTGGGAAGTCAAATATGGAGTTTCTATGTGTTTAGACAACCTGTTAAGTCAGATAAAGATTTGGAGTACTAA